From Bacillus sp. FSL K6-3431, the proteins below share one genomic window:
- a CDS encoding OsmC family protein, translating into MAKHSFLLKANWPGGRNGVGTIDAGNLTTKVSIPPEMDGPGIGTNPDEMLLGAAATCYIITLAAMLERAAIPVSDLSLESEGIVEVMNGVITYKTIIHRPKIILNSEEYEKKVALLAEKAEKSCMISRALAGNVDILLDSLIQIHK; encoded by the coding sequence ATGGCTAAACATTCATTTTTATTAAAAGCTAATTGGCCTGGTGGAAGGAATGGCGTAGGAACGATTGACGCAGGAAATTTGACTACAAAAGTGTCAATACCTCCAGAAATGGATGGGCCTGGCATTGGTACAAATCCAGATGAAATGTTACTTGGGGCTGCCGCAACCTGCTACATTATTACCTTGGCTGCCATGCTAGAACGTGCGGCCATTCCAGTATCTGATCTTTCACTTGAATCAGAAGGAATCGTTGAAGTGATGAATGGAGTGATTACATATAAAACAATTATTCATCGTCCAAAGATAATCTTAAACAGCGAGGAATATGAAAAAAAGGTTGCCTTACTTGCTGAGAAAGCAGAAAAAAGTTGTATGATTTCGAGGGCTCTGGCGGGCAATGTCGACATACTGCTAGACTCTTTAATACAAATTCACAAATAA